One stretch of Punica granatum isolate Tunisia-2019 chromosome 5, ASM765513v2, whole genome shotgun sequence DNA includes these proteins:
- the LOC116208419 gene encoding pentatricopeptide repeat-containing protein At3g09060 — protein MSHHFPKNLSPKRLLALLKSQKNPHSALALFDSATRHPGYAHSAAVFHHILRLLAAEPRLTGHVGRVVDLIRLQQCRCSEDVALAALKVYAKSRSPDRALDMFNNMESIFGCKPGVRSFNSLLNVFTESNQWDRAESFFAYFETAGLSPNLQTYNILIKISCRKKQYEKAKRVLDWMWENGLNPDVHSYGTVLSALAKSGHMLGSLKLFDEMSERGVAPDVMCYNILIDGFFRKQDLEKATEVWERLVESPSVYPNVVTYNVMINGLCKCGKLDDCLEIWDRMKKNEREMDLFTYSSLIHALCEVGNVEAAERVCKEMVESGVPADPVVYNSMLNGYCKAGKVKESFELWKVMEKESCCNAASYNIFMKGLLKSGDVDGAISIWELLKSNGVPADSTTHGVMIHGLCRNGYVNKAIQILGEAEGEGLDLDAYAYTSMVNGLCKEGRMDEAFGMLGHMFKLGFRLDAHVYNPLIDGLVRTSKFKDAICLVNKMDSRYCSRTIVTYNTLIKGLCKAEKYAEAYLFVKEMLEKGLKPDKITYSSLMDGLCKGKKVNMALELWGVILSMGLRPDVTMCNIILHGLCSVGKAEDAFELYFQMEKWKCVPNLVTLNTLMEGFYKVRDCEKASEIWSCISKNGLRPDIISYNIALKGLCTCSRIAEAIRFLDNALVHGINPTVVTWNILVRAVINRAT, from the coding sequence ATGTCTCATCACTTCCCCAAGAACCTCTCTCCCAAACGACTCCTCGCCCTCCTCAAATCCCAGAAGAATCCTCACTCCGCCCTCGCCCTCTTCGACTCAGCCACCCGCCACCCCGGCTATGCCCATTCCGCCGCCGTGTTCCACCACATCCTCCGCCTCCTGGCAGCCGAGCCGCGGCTCACCGGCCACGTTGGCCGCGTCGTCGACCTCATCAGGTTGCAGCAGTGCAGGTGCTCCGAGGACGTGGCGCTGGCTGCTCTGAAAGTCTACGCCAAAAGCAGAAGCCCCGACAGAGCTCTAGATATGTTTAACAACATGGAGAGCATCTTTGGGTGCAAGCCTGGAGTGAGATCGTTCAACTCGCTGCTGAACGTGTTCACTGAGTCGAACCAGTGGGACAGGGCCGAGTCGTTCTTTGCCTACTTTGAGACGGCGGGTTTGTCCCCAAATTTACAGACTTACAATATCTTGATTAAGATTTCTTGTCGGAAGAAGCAGTACGAGAAGGCGAAGAGAGTTTTAGATTGGATGTGGGAGAATGGCTTGAACCCTGATGTGCACAGCTATGGAACTGTCTTGAGTGCACTCGCAAAAAGTGGTCACATGCTGGGTTCACTGAAGCTGTTCGACGAAATGTCTGAGAGAGGGGTGGCACCTGATGTTATGTGCtataatattttgattgaCGGGTTTTTCAGGAAACAGGATCTCGAGAAAGCTACTGAGGTGTGGGAGAGGTTGGTGGAATCTCCCTCAGTTTATCCTAATGTTGTAACTTATAATGTTATGATTAATGGGTTGTGCAAGTGCGGTAAGCTTGATGATTGTTTGGAAATTTGGGATaggatgaagaagaatgaaagaGAGATGGATTTGTTTACTTACAGCAGCTTGATTCACGCTTTGTGTGAGGTCGGGAATGTGGAGGCAGCTGAGAGAGTTTGCAAAGAGATGGTCGAAAGTGGGGTTCCTGCAGATCCGGTCGTGTACAATTCAATGCTTAATGGGTATTGTAAAGCGGGGAAAGTGAAGGAGAGTTTCGAGCTGTGGAAGGTGATGGAGAAGGAGAGTTGTTGCAATGCTGCCAGTTATAACATTTTTATGAAAGGTTTACTCAAGAGTGGTGATGTTGATGGAGCAATTTCGATATGGGAACTCTTGAAATCAAACGGTGTCCCTGCTGATTCAACAACTCACGGAGTCATGATTCATGGGCTGTGTCGGAATGGATATGTGAATAAAGCTATACAGATATTGGGAGAGGCAGAAGGTGAGGGGCTCGATTTAGATGCTTATGCTTATACCTCTATGGTCAATGGATTATGCAAGGAGGGGAGAATGGACGAAGCATTTGGTATGCTGGGACACATGTTTAAGCTTGGGTTTAGACTGGATGCTCATGTTTACAACCCTCTGATTGATGGCCTTGTCCGGACTTCTAAGTTCAAGGATGCAATTTGTCTGGTGAACAAAATGGACAGTAGATATTGCTCCAGAACAATCGTCACTTACAACACTTTAATAAAAGGCTTATGCAAGGCGGAAAAATACGCCGAGGCATACCTATTTGTGAAGGAAATGTTAGAGAAAGGACTCAAACCTGACAAGATTACTTATAGCTCTTTGATGGATGGCCTCTGCAAGGGAAAGAAGGTCAATATGGCCCTTGAGTTGTGGGGGGTAATTCTTTCTATGGGTCTTAGACCTGATGTCACTATGTGTAATATAATACTCCATGGACTCTGTTCCGTGGGCAAAGCTGAAGATGCTTTCGAACTTTATTTCCAGATGGAAAAATGGAAATGTGTCCCTAATCTCGTGACACTCAACACCTTGATGGAGGGATTTTACAAGGTTAGAGACTGTGAAAAGGCCTCGGAGATTTGGTCTTGCATCTCAAAGAATGGGCTAAGGCCCGATATTATATCTTACAATATTGCTCTCAAAGGACTTTGTACTTGCAGTAGAATAGCGGAAGCAATTAGGTTCCTGGATAATGCTTTGGTACACGGAATTAATCCAACTGTTGTTACTTGGAATATACTGGTCCGAGCAGTCATAAATCGGGCGACTTAA
- the LOC116208065 gene encoding mRNA-capping enzyme-like isoform X2 — protein MDLNALPEEEEETYDRHVQEYAAPGDHIESAVDIANRERDERRKRLKKERAEERPTNMVQRADQFYQTKHFRSYDKSKLPSGWLDCPAFGQEIDCFIPSKVPLGESFNDCIPPGKRYSFKQVIHQQRVMGRKLGLVIDLTNTTRYYSALDLKKEGIKHVKIACVGRDAVPSNAQVNEFVYEVSQFLSRHKQTKKHILVHCTHGHNRTGYMIIHYLMRSTSMSVTQAIKKFADARPPGIYKPDYIDALYTFYHEKKPEMICPSTPEWKRSSDLDLNGEAMPDEDDDGNLTAPILDNRETEARMTNDDVLGDDIPVEQADEFRRFCYQTLKLNARPRGGMQFPGSHPVSLSRENLQLLRQRYYYATWKADGTRYMMLITVDGCYLIDRSFNFRRVQMRFPCRTSDGIGEKTHHYTLLDGEMIIDTMPDSQKQERRYLIYDLIALNHVSLVEHPFHERWKMIEKEVVEPRNAERHNIYQSRNPYYRYDLEPFKVRRKDFWLLSTVTKVLKEFIPKLSHDADGLIFQGWDDPYVPRTHEGLLKWKYPEMNSVDFLFEVDDDGYEKLFINERGRKKEMDGQRVVFAAGLDPSTYSGKIIECSWDSDEHVWVCMRTRVDKNTPNEINTYRKVMRSIKDNITEDVLLSEINEIICLPMYADRIKSEMNLARRR, from the exons ATGGACCTAAATGCATTGCccgaggaagaggaagaaactTATGATCGGCATGTTCAAGAATATGCTGCTCCAGGGGATCACATAGAGTCTGCTGTTGATATTGCTAATCGG GAACGTGATGAAAGACGCAAAAGACTGAAGAAAGAACGTGCCGAGGAAAGACCAACTAATATGGTGCAGCGAGCTGATCAGTTTTATCAAACGAAACACTTTAGATCTTACGATAAATCGAAGCTTCCGTCTG GTTGGTTAGATTGCCCAGCATTTGGTCAAGAGATAGACTGCTTCATTCCTTCTAAGGTTCCACTCGGTGAATCCTTTAATGACTGTATTCCTCCTGGGAAAAGATACTCGTTCAAGCAAGTGATTCATCAACAGAGAGTTATGGGAAGAAAA CTTGGTCTGGTGATTGATTTGACCAATACCACTCGCTACTACTCAGCATTAGATCTAAAGAAAGAGGGTATTAAGCATGTTAAG ATTGCATGCGTTGGCAGGGATGCTGTTCCAAGTAATGCTCAAGTAAATGAGTTTGTTTATGag GTCTCTCAGTTTCTTTCTCGTCATAAACAAACCAAGAAACACATACTTGTTCACTGTACACATGGGCATAACCGTACAGGATATATGATCATTCATTATCTTATGCGTTCCACATCAATGTCTGTCACCCAG GCTATCAAAAAATTTGCGGATGCACGTCCTCCTGGAATCTACAAACCAGACTACATCGATGCATTATATACCTTTTATCATGAAAAGAAGCCTGAAATGATCTGTCCCTCTACTCCTGAGTGGAAGCGGTCATCCGATCTTGACCTCAACGGTGAAGCGATGCCTGATGAGGACGATGATGGAAATCTTACAGCTCCGATTCTT GATAACCGCGAGACTGAGGCACGAATGACAAATGATGATGTCTTGGGAGATGACATACCAGTGGAACAGGCTGATGAATTTCGCAGATTCTGCTACCAAACCCTTAAGTTGAATGCTCGG ccAAGGGGAGGAATGCAATTTCCAGGGTCACACCCAGTTTCTCTTAGCAG GGAAAATTTACAGCTGCTGAGGCAGCGGTATTATTATGCTACTTGGAAAGCTGATGGAACGCGATACATGATGCTAATAACTGTTGATGGGTGCTATCTGATTGATCGGAGTTTTAATTTCAGGAGGGTTCAGATGAGATTTCCTTGCAGAACAAGTGAT GGTATAGGTGAGAAGACTCACCATTATACTTTACTTGATGGTGAGATGATAATCGATACAATGCCGGATTCACAGAAGCAGGAGAGAAGATACCTCATCTATGACCTCATAGCACTCAATCATGTCTCCCTCGTAGAG CACCCTTTTCATGAACGATGGAAAATGATAGAGAAAGAAGTTGTTGAACCTCGAAATGCTGAGCGACATAACATTTATCAGAGCAGGAATCCTTATTACAGATACGACCTTGAACCTTTCAAG GTGAGGAGAAAGGATTTCTGGTTGCTCTCCACTGTGACCAAGGTGTTAAAGGAATTCATTCCAAAACTTTCACATGATGCTGATGGTCTCATCTTTCAG GGCTGGGATGATCCATATGTTCCTCGGACACACGAGGGCCTTTTGAAATGGAAGTATCCCGAAATGAACTCGGTGGATTTTCTGTTTGAG GTTGATGATGATGGATATGAGAAGTTGTTTATTAATGAGCGTGGGAGGAAGAAAGAGATGGATGGACAGAGGGTTGTGTTTGCAG CTGGGTTGGATCCTTCTACATACTCTGGGAAGATTATAGAGTGCTCTTGGGACTCTGATGAACATGTATGGGTCTGCATGCGGACAAGGGTGGACAAAAATACTCCAAACGAAATAAACACTTACCGGAAG GTGATGCGGAGCATAAAGGACAACATCACGGAGGATGTGTTGCTGAGCGAGATCAATGAGATCATTTGCCTCCCGATGTACGCTGATAGGATAAAGAGTGAGATGAACTTAGCTCGGCGTCGGTAA
- the LOC116208065 gene encoding mRNA-capping enzyme-like isoform X1 has translation MDLNALPEEEEETYDRHVQEYAAPGDHIESAVDIANRERDERRKRLKKERAEERPTNMVQRADQFYQTKHFRSYDKSKLPSGWLDCPAFGQEIDCFIPSKVPLGESFNDCIPPGKRYSFKQVIHQQRVMGRKLGLVIDLTNTTRYYSALDLKKEGIKHVKIACVGRDAVPSNAQVNEFVYEVSQFLSRHKQTKKHILVHCTHGHNRTGYMIIHYLMRSTSMSVTQAIKKFADARPPGIYKPDYIDALYTFYHEKKPEMICPSTPEWKRSSDLDLNGEAMPDEDDDGNLTAPILDNRETEARMTNDDVLGDDIPVEQADEFRRFCYQTLKLNARPRGGMQFPGSHPVSLSRENLQLLRQRYYYATWKADGTRYMMLITVDGCYLIDRSFNFRRVQMRFPCRTSDGIGEKTHHYTLLDGEMIIDTMPDSQKQERRYLIYDLIALNHVSLVEHPFHERWKMIEKEVVEPRNAERHNIYQSRNPYYRYDLEPFKVRRKDFWLLSTVTKVLKEFIPKLSHDADGLIFQGWDDPYVPRTHEGLLKWKYPEMNSVDFLFEVVFFHLALLSISSGVWISLQLLTDCLLKQVDDDGYEKLFINERGRKKEMDGQRVVFAAGLDPSTYSGKIIECSWDSDEHVWVCMRTRVDKNTPNEINTYRKVMRSIKDNITEDVLLSEINEIICLPMYADRIKSEMNLARRR, from the exons ATGGACCTAAATGCATTGCccgaggaagaggaagaaactTATGATCGGCATGTTCAAGAATATGCTGCTCCAGGGGATCACATAGAGTCTGCTGTTGATATTGCTAATCGG GAACGTGATGAAAGACGCAAAAGACTGAAGAAAGAACGTGCCGAGGAAAGACCAACTAATATGGTGCAGCGAGCTGATCAGTTTTATCAAACGAAACACTTTAGATCTTACGATAAATCGAAGCTTCCGTCTG GTTGGTTAGATTGCCCAGCATTTGGTCAAGAGATAGACTGCTTCATTCCTTCTAAGGTTCCACTCGGTGAATCCTTTAATGACTGTATTCCTCCTGGGAAAAGATACTCGTTCAAGCAAGTGATTCATCAACAGAGAGTTATGGGAAGAAAA CTTGGTCTGGTGATTGATTTGACCAATACCACTCGCTACTACTCAGCATTAGATCTAAAGAAAGAGGGTATTAAGCATGTTAAG ATTGCATGCGTTGGCAGGGATGCTGTTCCAAGTAATGCTCAAGTAAATGAGTTTGTTTATGag GTCTCTCAGTTTCTTTCTCGTCATAAACAAACCAAGAAACACATACTTGTTCACTGTACACATGGGCATAACCGTACAGGATATATGATCATTCATTATCTTATGCGTTCCACATCAATGTCTGTCACCCAG GCTATCAAAAAATTTGCGGATGCACGTCCTCCTGGAATCTACAAACCAGACTACATCGATGCATTATATACCTTTTATCATGAAAAGAAGCCTGAAATGATCTGTCCCTCTACTCCTGAGTGGAAGCGGTCATCCGATCTTGACCTCAACGGTGAAGCGATGCCTGATGAGGACGATGATGGAAATCTTACAGCTCCGATTCTT GATAACCGCGAGACTGAGGCACGAATGACAAATGATGATGTCTTGGGAGATGACATACCAGTGGAACAGGCTGATGAATTTCGCAGATTCTGCTACCAAACCCTTAAGTTGAATGCTCGG ccAAGGGGAGGAATGCAATTTCCAGGGTCACACCCAGTTTCTCTTAGCAG GGAAAATTTACAGCTGCTGAGGCAGCGGTATTATTATGCTACTTGGAAAGCTGATGGAACGCGATACATGATGCTAATAACTGTTGATGGGTGCTATCTGATTGATCGGAGTTTTAATTTCAGGAGGGTTCAGATGAGATTTCCTTGCAGAACAAGTGAT GGTATAGGTGAGAAGACTCACCATTATACTTTACTTGATGGTGAGATGATAATCGATACAATGCCGGATTCACAGAAGCAGGAGAGAAGATACCTCATCTATGACCTCATAGCACTCAATCATGTCTCCCTCGTAGAG CACCCTTTTCATGAACGATGGAAAATGATAGAGAAAGAAGTTGTTGAACCTCGAAATGCTGAGCGACATAACATTTATCAGAGCAGGAATCCTTATTACAGATACGACCTTGAACCTTTCAAG GTGAGGAGAAAGGATTTCTGGTTGCTCTCCACTGTGACCAAGGTGTTAAAGGAATTCATTCCAAAACTTTCACATGATGCTGATGGTCTCATCTTTCAG GGCTGGGATGATCCATATGTTCCTCGGACACACGAGGGCCTTTTGAAATGGAAGTATCCCGAAATGAACTCGGTGGATTTTCTGTTTGAGGTTGTTTTCTTTCACCTAGCATTACTTTCAATCTCTTCTGGAGTCTGGATATCTCTTCAGCTGCTCACAGACTGCCTCCTTAAACAGGTTGATGATGATGGATATGAGAAGTTGTTTATTAATGAGCGTGGGAGGAAGAAAGAGATGGATGGACAGAGGGTTGTGTTTGCAG CTGGGTTGGATCCTTCTACATACTCTGGGAAGATTATAGAGTGCTCTTGGGACTCTGATGAACATGTATGGGTCTGCATGCGGACAAGGGTGGACAAAAATACTCCAAACGAAATAAACACTTACCGGAAG GTGATGCGGAGCATAAAGGACAACATCACGGAGGATGTGTTGCTGAGCGAGATCAATGAGATCATTTGCCTCCCGATGTACGCTGATAGGATAAAGAGTGAGATGAACTTAGCTCGGCGTCGGTAA